Proteins from one Faecalibacterium sp. I3-3-33 genomic window:
- the ilvD gene encoding dihydroxy-acid dehydratase, whose protein sequence is MRSDNVTKGSERAPNRSLFYALGYTPEELERPLIGVVSAYSEIVPGHMNLDKIAEAVKAGVQMAGGTPILIPAIGVCDGIAMGHVGMKYSLASRELICDSVETMLMAHQLDGLVLVPNCDKIVPGMVMAAVRMDVPAVVCSGGPMLAGSYGGEEVSLSKMFEAVGAYKAGMITDEQLEDCTCNCCPSCGSCSGMYTANSMNCLCEAIGIALPGNGTIPAVYSKRLQLAKHAGMAVMEMVRKGITARQIINERSIRNALTCDMALGCSTNTVLHLLAIAYEAGVPIDLKLFNEISAKTPNLCHLAPAGPTHMPDLYAAGGIPAVQAELAKKGLLDLDVPTVTGKTLGENIKGARILNEKAIRPIENPYSETGGLQILWGNIAPDGCVVKRSAVAPEMQQHSGPARVFNSEEEAIAAIYAGKIVPGDVVVIRYEGPKGGPGMREMLNPTSALAGMKLDKTVALITDGRFSGASRGAAIGHVSPEAASGGPIGLIEEGDTITIDIPNASITLEVSDAVLAERKAKYVAPEPNIKTGWLSRYARMVTSANLGAVLK, encoded by the coding sequence ATGAGAAGTGACAACGTGACCAAGGGCTCGGAGCGCGCGCCCAACCGCAGCCTGTTCTATGCGCTGGGCTACACCCCGGAGGAGCTGGAGCGCCCCCTCATCGGCGTGGTGAGCGCCTACAGCGAGATCGTGCCCGGCCACATGAATCTGGATAAGATCGCCGAGGCCGTCAAGGCCGGTGTGCAGATGGCCGGTGGTACCCCCATCCTGATCCCCGCCATCGGTGTATGCGATGGCATTGCCATGGGTCATGTGGGCATGAAGTACTCTCTGGCCTCCCGTGAGCTGATCTGCGACAGCGTGGAGACCATGCTGATGGCACATCAGCTGGACGGCCTTGTGCTGGTGCCCAACTGCGATAAGATCGTGCCCGGCATGGTGATGGCAGCGGTGCGCATGGATGTGCCCGCCGTGGTCTGCTCCGGCGGCCCCATGCTGGCCGGCAGCTACGGCGGCGAGGAAGTGAGCCTTTCCAAGATGTTCGAGGCCGTGGGTGCCTATAAGGCCGGTATGATCACCGACGAGCAGCTGGAGGACTGCACCTGCAACTGCTGCCCCAGCTGCGGCAGCTGCTCCGGTATGTACACCGCCAACAGCATGAACTGCCTGTGCGAGGCCATCGGCATCGCCCTGCCCGGCAACGGTACCATCCCGGCCGTGTACTCCAAGCGCCTGCAGCTGGCAAAGCACGCCGGTATGGCAGTGATGGAGATGGTGCGCAAGGGCATCACCGCGCGCCAGATCATCAACGAGCGCTCCATCCGCAACGCGCTGACCTGCGATATGGCGCTGGGCTGCTCCACCAACACGGTGCTGCACCTGCTGGCCATCGCCTACGAGGCCGGTGTGCCCATCGACCTGAAGCTGTTCAACGAGATCAGCGCCAAGACCCCCAACCTGTGCCATCTGGCACCGGCTGGCCCCACCCACATGCCGGATCTGTACGCAGCGGGCGGCATCCCGGCGGTGCAGGCAGAGCTGGCAAAAAAGGGCCTGTTGGACTTGGATGTGCCCACCGTCACCGGCAAGACCCTTGGCGAGAACATCAAGGGTGCCCGTATCCTGAACGAAAAAGCCATTCGTCCCATCGAGAACCCCTACTCTGAGACCGGCGGTCTGCAGATTTTGTGGGGCAACATTGCCCCGGACGGCTGCGTTGTCAAGCGCAGTGCGGTAGCCCCGGAGATGCAGCAGCATTCCGGCCCGGCGCGGGTGTTCAACAGCGAGGAAGAGGCCATTGCCGCCATCTACGCGGGCAAGATCGTTCCGGGCGATGTGGTGGTCATCCGCTACGAAGGCCCCAAGGGCGGCCCGGGTATGCGGGAGATGCTCAACCCCACCTCTGCGCTGGCTGGCATGAAGCTGGATAAGACGGTAGCCCTCATCACCGACGGCCGCTTCTCCGGTGCATCCCGCGGTGCTGCCATCGGCCACGTCAGCCCGGAGGCAGCCTCCGGCGGCCCCATCGGCCTGATCGAGGAAGGGGACACCATCACCATCGATATCCCCAACGCCTCCATCACGCTGGAGGTCAGCGATGCAGTGCTGGCAGAGCGCAAGGCAAAATACGTTGCGCCCGAGCCCAACATCAAGACCGGCTGGCTGAGCCGTTACGCCCGCATGGTCACCAGTGCAAATCTGGGTGCGGTGCTGAAATAA
- the ilvC gene encoding ketol-acid reductoisomerase — protein sequence MAIKKYYDSDCNLGVLDGKTVAVIGFGSQGHAHSENLAESGVNVVVGLRKGSAHWEKASEFAATHENFKVMEVEEAAKAGDVVMMLVPDELCADIYNTQVAPYMTEGKALAFAHGFNIHFKTITAPKNVDVIMIAPKGPGHIVRRLYTEGEGCPSLICVEQDYTGKAKDIALAYASGIGAGRAGILQTTFKEETETDLFGEQAVLCGGVSELIHAGFDTLVEAGYEPEMAYFETCHEMKLIVDLINEGGFSKMRYSISNTAEYGDYRTGKRLITEETRKEMKKVLTEIQDGTFASEFLTEMSPKGGRKVHFLAKRRMEAELPIEKVGAELRSMMSWLKK from the coding sequence ATGGCTATCAAGAAATACTACGATTCCGACTGCAACCTCGGCGTGCTGGACGGCAAGACCGTCGCTGTCATCGGCTTCGGCAGCCAGGGTCATGCACACTCTGAGAATCTGGCCGAGAGCGGCGTCAACGTTGTGGTGGGCCTGCGCAAGGGCTCTGCTCACTGGGAAAAGGCTTCTGAGTTCGCTGCCACCCACGAAAACTTCAAGGTGATGGAAGTGGAAGAGGCTGCCAAGGCCGGTGACGTTGTCATGATGCTGGTGCCCGACGAGCTGTGCGCCGATATCTACAACACGCAGGTGGCTCCCTACATGACCGAGGGCAAGGCACTGGCCTTTGCACACGGCTTCAACATCCACTTCAAGACCATCACCGCTCCCAAGAACGTGGACGTCATCATGATCGCCCCCAAGGGCCCCGGCCACATCGTGCGCCGCCTGTACACCGAGGGCGAGGGCTGCCCCTCTCTGATCTGCGTGGAGCAGGACTACACCGGTAAGGCCAAGGACATTGCTCTGGCTTATGCTTCCGGCATCGGCGCAGGCCGTGCAGGCATCCTGCAGACCACCTTCAAGGAGGAGACCGAGACTGATCTGTTCGGCGAGCAGGCCGTGCTGTGCGGCGGCGTTTCCGAGCTGATCCACGCCGGTTTCGATACGCTGGTGGAGGCCGGCTACGAGCCTGAGATGGCCTACTTTGAGACCTGCCACGAGATGAAGTTGATCGTTGACCTGATCAACGAGGGCGGCTTCTCCAAGATGCGCTACTCCATCTCCAACACCGCAGAGTACGGCGACTACCGCACCGGCAAGCGCCTGATCACCGAGGAGACCCGCAAGGAGATGAAGAAGGTTCTGACCGAGATCCAGGACGGAACCTTTGCTTCCGAGTTCCTGACCGAGATGAGCCCCAAGGGCGGCCGCAAGGTGCACTTCCTTGCCAAGCGCCGCATGGAGGCCGAGCTGCCCATCGAGAAGGTGGGTGCTGAGCTGCGCAGCATGATGAGCTGGCTGAAGAAGTAA
- the ilvN gene encoding acetolactate synthase small subunit, with amino-acid sequence MESDQRRVISLLVDNQSGVLARVSNLFCRRGFNIDSLTVSATNDPAVSRITVTITSDEKALQQLVLQTERLEVTRQVFVLDSEKSLERELLLLKVESDVHNRTELREIACIYKAKIIDLSPDSMVFELIGRPDKLDAFLKMFEGYNILEQCRTGVTALERGGMHQHIQKPPQEVRSVQLPPPGARRA; translated from the coding sequence ATGGAATCTGATCAGCGCAGGGTCATCAGCCTGCTGGTGGACAACCAGAGCGGCGTTCTGGCCCGGGTGTCCAACCTGTTCTGCCGCCGCGGCTTCAACATCGACAGCCTTACGGTGTCTGCCACCAACGACCCGGCAGTCAGCCGCATCACAGTGACCATTACCAGCGACGAAAAGGCTTTGCAGCAGCTGGTATTGCAGACCGAGCGTCTGGAAGTCACCCGGCAGGTGTTCGTGCTGGACAGCGAAAAATCGCTGGAGCGGGAGCTGCTGCTGCTCAAGGTGGAATCGGACGTGCACAACCGCACCGAGCTGCGGGAGATCGCCTGCATCTACAAGGCAAAGATCATTGATCTTTCCCCGGACAGCATGGTGTTTGAACTCATCGGTCGGCCGGACAAGCTGGACGCTTTCCTGAAAATGTTCGAGGGTTACAACATCCTTGAGCAGTGCCGCACCGGCGTTACCGCACTGGAGCGCGGCGGGATGCACCAGCATATCCAGAAGCCGCCGCAGGAGGTGCGCTCCGTCCAGCTGCCCCCGCCGGGCGCAAGACGGGCATAA
- the ilvB gene encoding biosynthetic-type acetolactate synthase large subunit codes for MQLNGSQIFVEVLCEQGVDTLFGYPGGAVLNLYDELYKNADRITHVLTAHEQGAAHAADGYARATGRTGVVLATSGPGATNLVTGIATAYMDSVPMVAFTGNVPTSSIGKDGFQEAYIEGITVPITKHNFTVRRVEDLADTMRAAFRIAQSGRKGPVLVDIPKDVTAAVCEFTPKQPEPIRTVTTYNEEQVHWAADLINAAQRPLVYFGGGVRSAASCQPLRDLLHKAEIPATYTLMAAGVVPYGDPMNLGMLGMHGCYTSNRAVAECDVLIAVGTRFSDRVALNPKTFAKNATIIQIDIDASELGKNVDVDLSIVGDAAYVLNAMLPQIKPAKHPEWMKMIQSWQAQDYHPVSDPTRLMPHQVIGEVCNQCGPDAVYVTDVGQHQMWAAQYLRHTKSRGFITSGGLGTMGFGYGAAIGAQMALGRQQRVVMFTGDGSFHMNLNEACTAVSYELPIITVIFNNSVLGMVRQWQTSFYGKRYSQTDPHRKTDFVKLADGFGLKGYRCTNLPEFQEAFADALQQKGPTWIECIIDKDEKVLPMIPGGGDINDIIME; via the coding sequence ATGCAGTTGAATGGTTCTCAGATCTTTGTAGAGGTCCTGTGTGAGCAGGGAGTGGACACTCTTTTTGGCTACCCCGGCGGCGCTGTGCTGAACCTTTACGACGAGCTGTATAAGAATGCCGACCGCATCACCCATGTGCTTACCGCCCACGAGCAGGGCGCGGCCCATGCAGCGGACGGCTACGCCCGCGCCACTGGCCGCACCGGCGTGGTGCTGGCAACCAGCGGCCCGGGTGCCACCAATCTGGTCACCGGCATTGCCACCGCCTATATGGACTCGGTGCCCATGGTGGCCTTTACCGGCAACGTGCCCACCAGCAGCATTGGCAAGGACGGCTTTCAGGAAGCGTACATTGAGGGCATCACGGTGCCCATCACAAAGCATAACTTCACGGTGCGCCGGGTAGAGGACTTGGCTGACACCATGCGGGCAGCTTTCCGCATTGCGCAGAGCGGCCGCAAGGGCCCGGTGCTGGTGGATATCCCCAAGGACGTGACCGCAGCAGTGTGCGAGTTCACCCCCAAGCAGCCGGAGCCCATCCGCACCGTGACTACCTATAATGAGGAGCAGGTGCACTGGGCGGCAGACCTCATCAACGCCGCACAGCGTCCGCTGGTGTACTTTGGCGGCGGCGTGCGCAGCGCAGCCAGCTGCCAGCCGTTGCGGGATCTGCTGCACAAGGCGGAGATCCCCGCCACCTATACCCTGATGGCCGCAGGCGTTGTGCCCTATGGTGACCCGATGAATCTGGGCATGCTGGGTATGCACGGCTGCTACACCTCCAACCGGGCGGTGGCAGAGTGCGACGTGCTCATCGCGGTGGGCACCCGCTTTTCCGACCGCGTGGCGCTGAACCCCAAGACCTTTGCCAAAAACGCCACCATCATCCAGATCGACATTGATGCCAGCGAGCTGGGCAAGAACGTGGATGTGGATCTTTCCATCGTGGGCGATGCAGCCTATGTGCTGAACGCCATGCTGCCCCAGATCAAGCCCGCCAAGCACCCGGAATGGATGAAGATGATCCAGAGCTGGCAGGCACAGGATTACCACCCCGTGTCCGACCCTACCCGGCTGATGCCCCATCAGGTCATCGGCGAGGTGTGCAACCAGTGCGGCCCCGACGCCGTGTATGTTACCGACGTGGGTCAGCACCAGATGTGGGCGGCGCAGTACCTGCGCCACACCAAGAGCCGTGGCTTTATCACCAGCGGCGGCCTTGGTACCATGGGCTTTGGCTACGGTGCTGCCATTGGTGCCCAGATGGCACTGGGACGCCAGCAGCGTGTGGTGATGTTTACCGGTGACGGTTCCTTCCACATGAACCTGAACGAAGCCTGCACCGCTGTCAGCTACGAGCTGCCCATCATCACGGTCATCTTCAATAACTCGGTGCTGGGCATGGTGCGCCAGTGGCAGACCAGTTTTTACGGCAAGCGCTACAGCCAGACCGACCCCCACCGCAAGACCGATTTTGTCAAGCTGGCAGACGGCTTTGGCCTGAAGGGCTACCGCTGCACCAACCTGCCGGAGTTTCAGGAAGCCTTTGCAGATGCCTTGCAGCAGAAGGGCCCCACTTGGATCGAGTGCATCATCGACAAGGACGAAAAGGTGCTGCCCATGATCCCCGGCGGCGGCGATATCAACGACATCATCATGGAATAA
- a CDS encoding ATP-binding protein codes for MKLREWNAHLHGLVVFRALLNDPVVARLLDLTDRMEAGSSSYGPVCDAVAAFEAALFEYTTNWGSYLSNAVLEAETICVRQAAAGQLDALLQSALDSELQFLQQLCGLTLDELFQTAYSEQAQRPELAFLPRWQTCELDLAAAYAQRMSEVGKKGYGMFAKHHVFTVENGQLVPVKYPDPQRLSELPGYEKEREKVIANTKALLAGMPANNVLLYGDAGTGKSSAVKAIANEFAPEGLRLVEVKKNQLYQIPDLMDKLAANPLKFILFIDDLSFTANDDNFAALKAILEGSVGGRAQNIAVYATSNRRHLIKETLSDRTGDDIHEADTRQELMSLSARFGLTVTFQRPEKARFETILEELAKQHNIQMPTEQLLLKAEAFALRAGGRSPRVAKQFIEQCEAGVQK; via the coding sequence ATGAAATTAAGAGAATGGAATGCCCATCTGCATGGGCTTGTTGTGTTCCGCGCCCTGCTGAACGACCCTGTTGTGGCAAGGCTTTTAGACCTGACCGACCGCATGGAGGCCGGCAGTTCTTCCTACGGTCCGGTGTGCGATGCCGTAGCCGCCTTTGAGGCCGCTTTGTTCGAGTACACCACCAACTGGGGCAGCTACCTGAGCAATGCTGTGCTGGAGGCCGAGACCATCTGTGTGCGACAGGCCGCTGCCGGGCAGCTGGACGCGCTGCTGCAGAGCGCCTTGGACAGCGAGCTGCAATTTTTGCAGCAGCTGTGCGGGCTGACGCTGGACGAGCTGTTCCAGACCGCCTACTCGGAGCAGGCGCAGCGGCCGGAACTGGCGTTTCTGCCCCGGTGGCAGACCTGTGAGCTCGACCTTGCCGCCGCCTACGCCCAGCGCATGAGCGAGGTGGGCAAAAAGGGCTACGGTATGTTTGCCAAGCACCATGTATTCACGGTGGAGAACGGCCAGCTTGTGCCGGTAAAATACCCCGACCCGCAGCGCCTTTCCGAACTGCCCGGCTACGAGAAGGAGCGGGAAAAGGTGATCGCCAACACAAAGGCGCTGCTGGCCGGGATGCCCGCCAACAATGTGCTGCTGTACGGCGATGCCGGTACCGGCAAATCCAGCGCGGTAAAGGCCATTGCCAACGAGTTTGCGCCCGAGGGACTGCGGCTGGTAGAGGTAAAAAAGAACCAGCTGTACCAGATCCCCGACCTGATGGACAAGCTGGCGGCAAACCCGCTCAAGTTTATCCTGTTCATCGATGACCTGAGTTTTACCGCCAACGACGACAACTTTGCCGCCCTGAAGGCCATTCTGGAAGGCAGCGTAGGCGGACGCGCCCAGAACATTGCGGTGTACGCCACCTCCAACCGCCGCCACCTCATCAAGGAGACCCTCTCGGACCGCACCGGCGATGACATCCATGAAGCCGACACCCGGCAGGAGCTGATGAGCCTTTCCGCCCGGTTCGGCCTGACGGTCACCTTCCAGCGGCCGGAAAAGGCCCGGTTCGAGACCATTCTGGAAGAACTGGCCAAGCAGCACAACATCCAGATGCCCACCGAGCAGCTACTGCTCAAGGCCGAGGCCTTCGCCCTGCGCGCCGGTGGCCGCAGCCCCCGGGTGGCCAAGCAATTCATCGAGCAATGCGAGGCCGGTGTGCAGAAGTAA
- a CDS encoding RidA family protein encodes MKVISTTNAPAAIGPYSQALDLGNMVFVSGQIPVDPATGTMADTVEQQAAQSLANLKAILAEAGLSMNNVVKTVIFLADINDFAAVNAEYAKAFAEPFPARSCVQVAAIPKGAKLEIECIAVRD; translated from the coding sequence ATGAAAGTCATTTCTACCACCAACGCACCTGCCGCCATCGGCCCTTACAGTCAGGCACTGGATCTGGGCAATATGGTGTTTGTGTCCGGGCAGATCCCGGTAGACCCCGCCACCGGCACCATGGCCGATACCGTGGAGCAGCAGGCCGCACAGAGCCTTGCCAACCTGAAGGCGATTCTGGCCGAGGCGGGGCTTTCCATGAACAATGTGGTCAAGACGGTGATCTTTCTGGCCGACATCAACGATTTTGCCGCAGTGAACGCAGAGTACGCCAAGGCCTTTGCCGAGCCGTTCCCCGCCCGCAGCTGTGTGCAGGTGGCAGCCATCCCCAAGGGCGCAAAACTGGAGATCGAGTGCATCGCCGTGCGGGACTGA
- the ilvA gene encoding threonine ammonia-lyase → MLTLDKIYHAAFVLKDVARKTDLIEAPKLSKDCQLYLKTENLQATGSFKVRGAYYKISQLSEEESAKGVIACSAGNHAQGVALAATRRGIRSIVCMPDGAPLMKVENTKNLGAEVCLVPGTYDEAHDKAVQLQKEYDMTFIHPYDDEQVIAGQGTIGLEILDQLPDVDAVVVPVGGGGLISGIAFAIKTLRPEVKVYGVQAEGAPSMYRSLHEHKYQTLKAASTFADGIQVKTPGELTYQLCEQYVDDIVTVTEDETAAAILSLMENQKLVAEGAGAVPVAAVLFHKLPVEGKKVACVISGGNIDVNILNRVITRGLVMSGRKANLTIALEDKPGQLKKVAEVVSRCGSNVVSVQHDGSDPNMPISSCFLKLTLETRDAAQIEQIRTELTKAGFQLVSERV, encoded by the coding sequence ATGCTGACTCTGGATAAGATCTACCACGCCGCCTTTGTGCTGAAGGACGTGGCGAGAAAGACCGACCTCATCGAAGCCCCCAAGCTGTCCAAGGACTGCCAGCTGTACCTCAAGACCGAGAACCTGCAGGCTACCGGCAGCTTTAAGGTGCGGGGCGCTTACTATAAAATCAGCCAGCTTTCCGAGGAGGAGAGCGCCAAGGGCGTCATTGCCTGCTCTGCAGGCAACCATGCGCAGGGCGTGGCGCTGGCAGCTACCCGGCGCGGCATCCGCAGCATCGTCTGTATGCCGGACGGCGCACCCCTGATGAAGGTGGAAAACACCAAAAATCTGGGCGCGGAGGTCTGCCTTGTGCCCGGCACCTACGACGAAGCCCACGATAAGGCCGTGCAGCTGCAAAAGGAGTATGACATGACCTTTATCCACCCCTACGATGACGAGCAGGTCATCGCCGGGCAGGGCACGATCGGTCTGGAGATCCTTGACCAGCTGCCGGATGTGGACGCTGTGGTGGTGCCGGTGGGCGGCGGCGGACTGATCTCCGGCATTGCCTTTGCCATCAAGACCCTGCGGCCGGAGGTCAAGGTGTACGGTGTACAGGCCGAGGGTGCCCCCAGTATGTACCGCAGCCTGCACGAGCACAAGTATCAGACCCTGAAAGCTGCCTCCACCTTTGCGGACGGCATTCAGGTCAAGACCCCGGGCGAGTTGACCTATCAGCTGTGCGAGCAGTATGTGGACGATATCGTTACCGTGACCGAGGACGAGACGGCGGCGGCCATCCTCTCCCTGATGGAGAACCAGAAGCTGGTGGCCGAGGGTGCAGGCGCTGTGCCGGTGGCGGCGGTGCTGTTCCACAAGCTGCCGGTGGAGGGCAAAAAGGTGGCCTGCGTCATCTCCGGCGGCAACATTGATGTGAATATCCTGAACCGCGTCATCACCCGTGGTCTTGTCATGAGCGGCCGCAAGGCAAACCTGACCATCGCGCTGGAGGACAAGCCCGGCCAGCTGAAAAAGGTGGCCGAGGTGGTATCCCGCTGTGGCAGCAATGTGGTGTCGGTGCAGCATGACGGCTCCGACCCCAATATGCCCATCTCCAGCTGCTTCCTCAAGCTGACGCTGGAGACCCGTGATGCCGCCCAGATCGAGCAGATCCGCACCGAGCTGACCAAGGCCGGCTTCCAGCTGGTCAGCGAGCGGGTGTAA
- a CDS encoding TPM domain-containing protein, protein MKNFAKRISALVLAVVVSAAVLCPAAFAAQLPSLPKDQCVVDDAGVLSSSTVQTITELNAQLESSCSGAQIGVLTVEYTGNDSTEDYAVQAANAWGIGSSTGKNGVLILLVMETQQYADGDYYIATGDGFRNTTLEKQASAIAQTMEDQFAAKDYDGAVTTCARNVANTIADIYGVSLSGSAGNGSTVQPGHQGSQSSGGSALTDILTLVVSVVLLIVIIRSVAYVFASPCGWLWCFGGPRPPRRRRGPPPPPPGGFYGDFRGPRPPRGGGFGGMGGGSFGGGAGRGGFGGGSFGGGFGGMGGGSFHGGGGGRGR, encoded by the coding sequence ATGAAAAACTTTGCAAAACGCATCAGCGCACTGGTGCTGGCCGTGGTGGTCAGCGCGGCAGTGCTGTGCCCGGCGGCCTTTGCCGCCCAGCTGCCCAGCCTGCCAAAAGACCAGTGCGTGGTGGACGATGCCGGTGTGCTGAGCAGCAGCACTGTGCAGACCATCACCGAACTGAACGCCCAGCTGGAATCCAGCTGCAGCGGCGCACAGATCGGTGTACTAACAGTAGAATACACCGGCAATGATTCCACGGAGGATTACGCTGTGCAGGCGGCCAATGCCTGGGGCATTGGTTCTTCTACCGGCAAAAATGGTGTGCTGATCCTGTTGGTAATGGAGACCCAGCAGTACGCCGACGGCGATTACTATATTGCCACAGGTGACGGCTTCCGCAACACTACCTTGGAAAAGCAGGCCAGCGCCATTGCCCAGACCATGGAAGATCAGTTTGCCGCAAAGGATTATGACGGCGCAGTGACCACCTGTGCCCGGAATGTGGCAAACACCATCGCAGATATTTACGGGGTCAGCCTTTCCGGCAGCGCCGGCAACGGCAGCACCGTGCAGCCCGGGCATCAGGGCAGCCAGAGCAGCGGCGGCAGCGCCCTGACCGACATCCTGACCCTTGTGGTCAGCGTTGTGCTGCTTATCGTCATCATCCGGTCTGTGGCCTATGTTTTTGCCAGCCCCTGCGGCTGGCTGTGGTGCTTCGGCGGCCCGCGGCCTCCTCGCAGACGTCGCGGCCCGCCGCCGCCCCCACCGGGCGGCTTCTACGGCGACTTCCGTGGCCCCCGGCCTCCGCGCGGTGGCGGCTTTGGCGGCATGGGCGGCGGCTCCTTCGGGGGCGGTGCCGGACGCGGCGGTTTCGGCGGCGGCAGCTTTGGCGGCGGCTTCGGTGGCATGGGCGGTGGCAGCTTCCATGGCGGCGGCGGTGGCCGTGGGCGGTAA
- a CDS encoding LemA, with protein sequence MANADFSQNKQTAPGGFDAGSYREKAKPEQAVRLTPRQQKLAALEAKLPAALSTRAAALALCVVVMLAAFFGFGSAKLRGKYNTARQWFTAGVAADNGYNLSEELTTRENTAANILTTASNTLGADNAEVLAAQTALNDFSACLQAVQNGGKSQSLTSLPYYQGSTMHALYQADQALGAAIDQLYAKLQEQAADPMKMGAVQGQYGQFNSAATIIGTLQYNTAVYEYQKDVGGFPASVLGAVAGVKEVEPFA encoded by the coding sequence ATGGCAAACGCTGATTTTTCTCAGAACAAACAAACCGCGCCCGGCGGCTTTGACGCGGGCAGCTACCGCGAAAAAGCAAAGCCGGAGCAGGCCGTAAGGCTGACGCCCCGCCAGCAGAAGCTGGCCGCACTGGAAGCAAAGCTGCCCGCAGCGCTTTCCACCCGGGCAGCGGCGCTGGCGCTGTGCGTTGTGGTGATGCTGGCAGCCTTTTTCGGCTTTGGCAGCGCCAAGCTGCGCGGCAAGTACAACACCGCCCGCCAGTGGTTCACCGCAGGGGTCGCCGCCGACAACGGCTATAACCTGAGCGAGGAGCTGACCACCCGGGAGAATACGGCAGCAAACATCCTGACCACCGCCTCCAACACCCTTGGCGCAGACAACGCCGAGGTGCTGGCTGCGCAGACGGCGCTGAACGATTTCTCCGCTTGTCTGCAGGCGGTGCAGAACGGCGGCAAAAGCCAGTCGCTGACCTCGCTGCCCTATTATCAGGGCAGCACGATGCACGCGCTGTATCAGGCTGACCAGGCGCTGGGCGCTGCCATCGACCAGCTGTATGCAAAATTGCAGGAGCAGGCCGCAGACCCCATGAAGATGGGCGCGGTGCAGGGGCAGTACGGTCAGTTCAACAGCGCAGCCACCATCATTGGCACTTTGCAGTACAATACGGCGGTGTATGAATATCAAAAGGATGTCGGCGGCTTTCCGGCCAGTGTGCTGGGCGCAGTTGCTGGCGTGAAGGAGGTTGAGCCCTTCGCATGA
- a CDS encoding toxic anion resistance protein, which translates to MADNNLNFDLDAPRSAHPDAGPPPAAVPQEEKPAAAPAPEAQVNLTPEEQAMVDQFAQKIDITNSQQVLQYGSACQKKIGDFSEAALSKVSTKDLGEVGDMITDLIGELKSFDANEEQQKGIMGFFKKKTSQLDALKTKYDKTETNVEKIQSMLEAHQVQLLKDIAMLDKMYELNMAYFKELSMYILAGKKKLADVRANELQQAMDKAKVSGLPEDAQAARDLADQCERFEKKLYDLELTRNISLQMGPQIRLLQNNNTMMAEKIQSTIVNTIPLWKNQMVLALGLAHSQQAMQAERAVTNMTNDLLKKNAEALKLGTIETAKESQRGIVDIETLQQTNKSLIETLDELNKIQSEGRAKRAAAEQELTRIEDELKTKMMEIRS; encoded by the coding sequence ATGGCTGACAATAACCTGAACTTTGATCTGGATGCCCCCCGCAGTGCCCACCCTGACGCTGGACCCCCCCCCGCTGCTGTGCCGCAGGAGGAAAAGCCCGCCGCTGCCCCCGCCCCGGAAGCACAGGTGAACCTGACCCCCGAGGAACAGGCCATGGTGGATCAGTTTGCCCAGAAAATCGACATCACCAACAGCCAGCAGGTGCTGCAGTATGGCTCTGCCTGCCAGAAGAAGATCGGCGATTTCTCCGAAGCTGCCCTCTCCAAGGTGTCCACCAAGGATCTGGGCGAGGTGGGCGATATGATCACCGACCTCATTGGCGAACTGAAGAGCTTTGACGCCAACGAGGAACAGCAGAAGGGCATCATGGGCTTCTTCAAGAAAAAGACCAGCCAGCTGGATGCTCTCAAGACCAAGTACGACAAGACCGAGACCAACGTGGAAAAGATCCAGTCCATGCTGGAAGCCCATCAGGTGCAGCTGCTCAAAGACATCGCCATGCTGGACAAGATGTACGAGCTGAACATGGCCTACTTCAAGGAGCTGAGCATGTATATCCTTGCAGGCAAGAAAAAGCTGGCCGATGTACGCGCCAACGAATTGCAGCAGGCTATGGATAAGGCTAAGGTCTCCGGTCTGCCGGAGGATGCACAGGCCGCCCGTGACCTTGCCGACCAGTGCGAGCGCTTTGAGAAAAAGCTGTACGATCTGGAACTGACCCGCAACATCAGCCTGCAGATGGGCCCCCAGATCCGTTTGCTGCAAAACAACAACACCATGATGGCGGAAAAGATCCAGTCCACCATCGTGAACACCATCCCCCTGTGGAAGAACCAGATGGTGCTGGCACTGGGTCTGGCACACAGCCAGCAGGCTATGCAGGCCGAGCGTGCCGTGACCAACATGACCAACGATCTGCTGAAGAAGAACGCCGAGGCGCTGAAGCTGGGCACCATCGAGACCGCCAAGGAGAGCCAGCGCGGCATCGTGGATATCGAGACCCTGCAGCAGACCAACAAGAGCCTGATCGAGACGCTGGACGAGCTGAACAAGATCCAGAGCGAGGGCCGCGCAAAGCGTGCCGCCGCCGAACAGGAACTGACCCGCATCGAGGACGAACTGAAAACCAAAATGATGGAGATCCGGAGCTGA